The proteins below come from a single Triticum aestivum cultivar Chinese Spring chromosome 5D, IWGSC CS RefSeq v2.1, whole genome shotgun sequence genomic window:
- the LOC101290634 gene encoding calmodulin-binding protein 60 D isoform X1, whose product MAAHKTQWWRELNGADPFSSSSTGDKPITPLPVPPAAAIVQELGTRECVCEREERFVGAMAPPKRQLALTGAGAGREEAKRLRVGVAKANAAGWRAPTSPASPGTRLMRRTVLVVLFLLRMSDGITVTESISQIGRMVQRKMEGIQKVQALMMRKLENLEEKVESMSHEVKKLARLHSNRHADKYPRSEPYQEGATLSEPNANIRLRFLDGLRTPIYTDKIITSQSNAAIRVGVFDGEKMINEGPLSKAKVEILVLRGDFCSDGQESWTEEEFNSHIAQGRHRQGSVLGGDCSAWLNNGEASLGKIRFREGSSRTPSRKFIVGGRVCMNRKIGGIRVQEAVMEPVTVLDRRNEANEKRHPPRLDDEVYRLEEISRDGIYHRRLKNVHIFTVEDFLKALNKDADVLREMVLEIKKRSNAWERMVKHARECCLADRPELKAYHSVEGNVVIFFNCVHDLVGAIFYGVYVSRDNFDPAKKAQAYELKECARGQLDILPFDYVMNGNLPEQVPSSTHSTLDAAFILGPDVALQPNENQLQDRINNITEPSHQNEYIHGDQSTVNTHYFQGESILPVGQQQPTIFTGELLHWPYERSGQVNIHSQMQAPMSMDGGGVIQASTSVQHNLLPQLFVPTQVQESMHAIHYSENPPNHAVGPSTWHDDIYP is encoded by the exons ATGGCCGCCCATAAAACCCAGTGGTGGCGTGAGCTGAACGGCGCCGATCCATTTTCTTCCTCTTCGACAGGAGACAAGCCCATTACCCCCCTTCCTGTTCCTCCCGCCGCTGCTATCGTGCAAGAACTTGGTaccagagagtgtgtgtgtgagagagaggaacgatTCGTCGGTGCCATGGCGCCGCCGAAGAGGCAGCTGGCCCTGACGGGCGCCGGCGCAGGCCGGGAGGAGGCGAAGCGCCTGCGCGTCGGGGTCGCCAAAGCCAACGCCGCCGGCTGGCGTGCGCCGACATCGCCGGCCTCGCCGGGGACGCGGCTCATGCGGCGGACCGTGCTCGTCGTGCTCTTTCTACTGCGAAT GAGCGACGGGATCACGGTGACGGAAAGCATCTCCCAGATTGGTCGCATG GTTCAGAGGAAGATGGAAGGGATTCAGAAGGTTCAGGCTCTTATGATGCG CAAATTGGAAAATTTAGAGGAGAAAGTGGAGAGCATGAGCCATGAAGTG AAGAAATTGGCACGTTTGCATTCCAATAGACACGCCGATAAATACCCAAG ATCAGAACCATATCAGGAGGGTGCCACTTTGAGTGAACCGAATGCCAACATTCGCCTGCGTTTCCTGGATGGCCTCAGGACTCCAATTTACACAGACAAGATTATAACATCTCAGAGCAATGCGGCTATCAGGGTTGGCGTCTTTGATGGTGAAAAAATGATCAATGAAGGCCCGCTTTCGAAGGCGAAAGTTGAGATCCTGGTTCTCCGTGGCGACTTCTGCAGTGACGGTCAGGAGAGCTGGACTGAAGAGGAGTTCAACAGCCACATAGCGCAAGGCCGGCACAGGCAAGGGTCAGTGCTGGGGGGCGATTGCAGTGCGTGGTTGAACAATGGGGAGGCATCATTGGGAAAAATCCGCTTCAGAGAAGGATCATCCAGGACTCCCAGTAGGAAGTTCATCGTCGGAGGAAGAGTGTGCATGAACAGGAAGATCGGTGGTATTCGAGTCCAGGAAGCTGTCATGGAGCCGGTCACTGTGCTGGATCGTAGGAATGAAG CAAATGAGAAGAGACACCCTCCAAGATTGGACGATGAAGTCTATCGCCTGGAAGAAATCTCCAGAGATGGAATTTACCACAGGAGGCTTAAGAATGTTCATATCTTCACAGTGGAGGACTTCTTGAAGGCTTTGAATAAGGACGCAGACGTGCTCCGTGAAATG GTCCTCGAGATCAAGAAGCGCAGTAACGCTTGGGAAAGAATGGTTAAGCATGCCAGGGAATGCTGCCTCGCAGACAGGCCTGAGCTCAAAGCATATCACAGTGTAGAGGGGAATGTGGTGATCTTCTTCAATTGCGTGCATGATCTTGTTGGAGCAATTTTTTATGGTGTTTACGTTTCACGGGACAATTTTGATCCGGCTAAGAAG GCTCAAGCGTATGAGTTGAAAGAGTGTGCGCGCGGTCAGTTGGACATCCTTCCGTTTGACTATGTGATGAATGGCAATCTTCCTGAACAAGTTCCCTCTAGCACACATTCTACTCTGGATGCAGCATTCATTCTTGGGCCGGATGTCGCGCTTCAAC CAAATGAAAACCAGTTGCAGGATAGGATCAACAATATCACTGAACCATCTCACCAGAATGAGTATATTCATGGTGATCAGAGCACAGTTAACACACATTATTTCCAAG GAGAAAGTATTCTACCAGTTGGTCAGCAGCAACCTACAATTTTCACTGGTGAATTGCTACACTGGCCCTACGAAA GATCAGGTCAAGTGAACATCCATAGCCAGATGCAAGCTCCCATGTCCATGGATGGCGGAGGTGTCATACAGGCATCAACGTCTGTTCAGCACAACCTTCTACCACAATTATTTGTTCCTACTCAAGTCCAAGAAAGCATGCATGCCATCCATTACTCTGAGAATCCACCTAACCATGCTGTTGGACCATCGACATGGCACGATGATATTTATCCCTGA
- the LOC101290634 gene encoding calmodulin-binding protein 60 D isoform X2, protein MAAHKTQWWRELNGADPFSSSSTGDKPITPLPVPPAAAIVQELGTRECVCEREERFVGAMAPPKRQLALTGAGAGREEAKRLRVGVAKANAAGWRAPTSPASPGTRLMRRTVLVVLFLLRMSDGITVTESISQIGRMVQRKMEGIQKVQALMMRKLENLEEKVESMSHEVKKLARLHSNRHADKYPRSEPYQEGATLSEPNANIRLRFLDGLRTPIYTDKIITSQSNAAIRVGVFDGEKMINEGPLSKAKVEILVLRGDFCSDGQESWTEEEFNSHIAQGRHRQGSVLGGDCSAWLNNGEASLGKIRFREGSSRTPSRKFIVGGRVCMNRKIGGIRVQEAVMEPVTVLDRRNEANEKRHPPRLDDEVYRLEEISRDGIYHRRLKNVHIFTVEDFLKALNKDADVLREMVLEIKKRSNAWERMVKHARECCLADRPELKAYHSVEGNVVIFFNCVHDLVGAIFYGVYVSRDNFDPAKKAQAYELKECARGQLDILPFDYVMNGNLPEQVPSSTHSTLDAAFILGPDVALQPNENQLQDRINNITEPSHQNEYIHGDQSTVNTHYFQGESILPVGQQQPTIFTGELLHWPYESEQSDQVK, encoded by the exons ATGGCCGCCCATAAAACCCAGTGGTGGCGTGAGCTGAACGGCGCCGATCCATTTTCTTCCTCTTCGACAGGAGACAAGCCCATTACCCCCCTTCCTGTTCCTCCCGCCGCTGCTATCGTGCAAGAACTTGGTaccagagagtgtgtgtgtgagagagaggaacgatTCGTCGGTGCCATGGCGCCGCCGAAGAGGCAGCTGGCCCTGACGGGCGCCGGCGCAGGCCGGGAGGAGGCGAAGCGCCTGCGCGTCGGGGTCGCCAAAGCCAACGCCGCCGGCTGGCGTGCGCCGACATCGCCGGCCTCGCCGGGGACGCGGCTCATGCGGCGGACCGTGCTCGTCGTGCTCTTTCTACTGCGAAT GAGCGACGGGATCACGGTGACGGAAAGCATCTCCCAGATTGGTCGCATG GTTCAGAGGAAGATGGAAGGGATTCAGAAGGTTCAGGCTCTTATGATGCG CAAATTGGAAAATTTAGAGGAGAAAGTGGAGAGCATGAGCCATGAAGTG AAGAAATTGGCACGTTTGCATTCCAATAGACACGCCGATAAATACCCAAG ATCAGAACCATATCAGGAGGGTGCCACTTTGAGTGAACCGAATGCCAACATTCGCCTGCGTTTCCTGGATGGCCTCAGGACTCCAATTTACACAGACAAGATTATAACATCTCAGAGCAATGCGGCTATCAGGGTTGGCGTCTTTGATGGTGAAAAAATGATCAATGAAGGCCCGCTTTCGAAGGCGAAAGTTGAGATCCTGGTTCTCCGTGGCGACTTCTGCAGTGACGGTCAGGAGAGCTGGACTGAAGAGGAGTTCAACAGCCACATAGCGCAAGGCCGGCACAGGCAAGGGTCAGTGCTGGGGGGCGATTGCAGTGCGTGGTTGAACAATGGGGAGGCATCATTGGGAAAAATCCGCTTCAGAGAAGGATCATCCAGGACTCCCAGTAGGAAGTTCATCGTCGGAGGAAGAGTGTGCATGAACAGGAAGATCGGTGGTATTCGAGTCCAGGAAGCTGTCATGGAGCCGGTCACTGTGCTGGATCGTAGGAATGAAG CAAATGAGAAGAGACACCCTCCAAGATTGGACGATGAAGTCTATCGCCTGGAAGAAATCTCCAGAGATGGAATTTACCACAGGAGGCTTAAGAATGTTCATATCTTCACAGTGGAGGACTTCTTGAAGGCTTTGAATAAGGACGCAGACGTGCTCCGTGAAATG GTCCTCGAGATCAAGAAGCGCAGTAACGCTTGGGAAAGAATGGTTAAGCATGCCAGGGAATGCTGCCTCGCAGACAGGCCTGAGCTCAAAGCATATCACAGTGTAGAGGGGAATGTGGTGATCTTCTTCAATTGCGTGCATGATCTTGTTGGAGCAATTTTTTATGGTGTTTACGTTTCACGGGACAATTTTGATCCGGCTAAGAAG GCTCAAGCGTATGAGTTGAAAGAGTGTGCGCGCGGTCAGTTGGACATCCTTCCGTTTGACTATGTGATGAATGGCAATCTTCCTGAACAAGTTCCCTCTAGCACACATTCTACTCTGGATGCAGCATTCATTCTTGGGCCGGATGTCGCGCTTCAAC CAAATGAAAACCAGTTGCAGGATAGGATCAACAATATCACTGAACCATCTCACCAGAATGAGTATATTCATGGTGATCAGAGCACAGTTAACACACATTATTTCCAAG GAGAAAGTATTCTACCAGTTGGTCAGCAGCAACCTACAATTTTCACTGGTGAATTGCTACACTGGCCCTACGAAAGTGAGCAATCG GATCAGGTCAAGTGA